Below is a genomic region from Verrucomicrobiia bacterium.
ACCGTGACGAGCGACTGCCACCGCAGCTGCAGCACGAGGTCCCGCGGTCCGTAAGTCGTGATCAGGATAATGCCCGCGATCCAGCCCACGTTCATGATCACCGGACCGAAAGAAGATGTGAGAAACTCCTTGTGGCTGTTCAGAACGCCCATGAAAAGCGCGTAGGACGACATGAGCGCCATGTAAGGAAGCAGGAAACGCAAGAGGTCCGCGATGAGCAGCGCCCGCGGCGGCAGGCCTTTGATCTGGAGGAAAAACTGGATGCCGATGAGAAAGACAGCGATGATGACGAGGCAGGAGGTCTCGAGAATACTGAGCAGCGACTTGGAAAAACGGAAAGCCTCTTCCTTGCCCTGGGTCTGATAGATCTCGTTGTACACCGGGATGAAAACGCTCGACAGCGCTCCTTCTCCGACGAGGCGGCGGAAAAAGTTCGGGATCATGAAGGCGTACAAAAACGCGTCCCATTGCCAGGTCGTGCCGAAGGCCTGGGCGCTGACCACGTCCCGGATCATGCCGATCACCCGGCTGATGAGCGTCATGAAGCCCATGAGCCCGGCCGCTTTCACCAGGTGCCTGCGCCCCTCCCGGGGAGCATTCCCGTTGACAGGGGGTACCTCCTGTGTTACATTGTCCGGACCTTTTTGAAAGGAATCAGGTTTATCCATGCCGAATATCGAATCTGCTAAGAAAAGAGTGCGCAGCGATGCGAAAAAGCGCGACCGCAACCAGGGCGCCATTTCGGAGCTGAAGACGCTTTCCCAGAAACTCGCGTCTTTGAAAGACCAGCCCGAAAAGGCCCGGGAAGTTGCCATGCGCGCCATTTCGCGTTACGACAGGGCCGTCAACCGGGGCATTATCCCCCGCGGACGCGCTGACCGCCGCAAATCGCGCATTACCCGCTTTCTCGCGACGCTCGAGCCCAAGAAAAAAGCCTCCAAGAAGTAAGCTTTCCCGGTCAAACATTTTCCGTGTTTCCGCAGGCCCTTGGTGTGTTCTCATACTTTTTGAACGGTCTCCTTTAAATAAAGGGCGCTCACCCTCTCGCGCCCATCGCCAGCATGCGCGACTTATCCGTCGCGCGGCGATTACGCGCCGCACCCAACGATCCATTGTTCCACGGCCAGCGTGTCTTCGGACGCCCTTCCGGTCTTGATCGCCCAATCCAGCTGAAAAAGGCCTTCGACCGTCTTTTCGAGGCGCAGCCTTGAAACCTGCCGGGCCTGACGCATGAAGTTTCTCCCCTGGCTTTCATACACGCCGCAGCGGAAGAGAATCGAGTTTTCCGACACGCCCTGTTCCAGCAGTACCGCCGCCAGCCACAGCCGGCGCAATTGCCAGTGCAGGAGGCCCAGGAACGAAAGAATGTCCGCGTCGTTTTCGCGGATGTACTCGTTGAAGAGTTTCAGCGCGGCCTGCGTCTTTCCGAAGCTGATCGCGTCCACCAGGTGATAGACGTTCACCGCGGTCAGCTTTTCCTCGAACATCTCCAGCATTTCCAGCGTGATCTCTTCCCGCTCGCCCGCGTACGTGGCCATCTGATTCAGGATCGAATCGAGCATGCCGGGCGCGTCGCCCACCTGCTCTTCTAGACGCCTCTGGGCGTCCGGCGCCATTTTCTTGCCGTATTGCCTCAGCTTATCCCGAATGAATTTGGAGGCCGCGCCCTGCTTGTCGCGGTCGGAAAAAAGCAGGATCTCCGCTTTTTCCTTCTGGGCCCATTTGGCCAGGGGATTTTTTTTGAGATCCGTCACCGGAGACTGGAGGATGAAGCACGTGGCCGGAGCCGGCGCTTCCCAGTACTGGGAAAAGGCCTCGAGGTCGCCCTCCTTCAGGAGGTCCGCGTCCGCGATCTTGAAGATCTGGAGCGAGATGAGGAACGGCAGCGTGCGCGCCTGGGTCAGCACGGCAGCCAGAGGGGTTTCTTTCAGGCGGAAAGTCTGCTTCGAGACGCCGCCGGGATTTTCTTTTTCAAGGCGGGCGGTGAGCTCCCGGATCTGCTCGTCCACGATGAAAGGATCGCCGAGAAAAAGATAAAACAGTTTCGCCATGTTTAGCCGTGACAGGGGGAAAGTTTTCTGTTCGATTTCGGTTAGGGCCGGGCTTACCAGTCTTCGACGATCCGGTCCACGACGTTCTTGGCGATTTTTTGGACCGCGTCCGCGGCCGCTTCTTCCCTGTTGATCGTACGAACGGTGCTGACCTTGTACTCCGCGTCGCCTGAAAAATCCGGCTCATGCCAGATCACGTCCCCGGTCGCCCGGTCGATCAGCTGCACATCCAGAACAATGTACAAGCGGTATTCCTCCACCGACTCCAGGCTCGTAAACCGCAGCCCTTCCTGCTCGAACTGGATGAGCGTCGGCTCGAGAATCGCGTCGGCTTCTTCCTTCTTCACGACTTTCAGATTGCCGTCGCGGTGCAGGCGGTTGATGATGGCGTTGGTGATGTCGATTTCCAGCCCCGGCACGTAAGCGTACACTTCCTGGATCGGAATCTTGTTTTTCACCGTGTCGACGTAGATCGTCTTGATGTCTTTGGGGAGGACGGTCTTACTGGTATACCCGCAGCCGGGATAAAGCGTGGCCGTCAGGGCAACGAGCGCAAGCACTGCATATTTTTTCATTCTTAGGCTACTTTCGTCTTGCCGGGTTCAAACCGGTCGAGTTCACGGGAAAGAAAACTGTGGC
It encodes:
- a CDS encoding lipid II flippase MurJ, with protein sequence MKAAGLMGFMTLISRVIGMIRDVVSAQAFGTTWQWDAFLYAFMIPNFFRRLVGEGALSSVFIPVYNEIYQTQGKEEAFRFSKSLLSILETSCLVIIAVFLIGIQFFLQIKGLPPRALLIADLLRFLLPYMALMSSYALFMGVLNSHKEFLTSSFGPVIMNVGWIAGIILITTYGPRDLVLQLRWQSLVTV
- the rpsT gene encoding 30S ribosomal protein S20, with the translated sequence MPNIESAKKRVRSDAKKRDRNQGAISELKTLSQKLASLKDQPEKAREVAMRAISRYDRAVNRGIIPRGRADRRKSRITRFLATLEPKKKASKK
- the holA gene encoding DNA polymerase III subunit delta; translated protein: MAKLFYLFLGDPFIVDEQIRELTARLEKENPGGVSKQTFRLKETPLAAVLTQARTLPFLISLQIFKIADADLLKEGDLEAFSQYWEAPAPATCFILQSPVTDLKKNPLAKWAQKEKAEILLFSDRDKQGAASKFIRDKLRQYGKKMAPDAQRRLEEQVGDAPGMLDSILNQMATYAGEREEITLEMLEMFEEKLTAVNVYHLVDAISFGKTQAALKLFNEYIRENDADILSFLGLLHWQLRRLWLAAVLLEQGVSENSILFRCGVYESQGRNFMRQARQVSRLRLEKTVEGLFQLDWAIKTGRASEDTLAVEQWIVGCGA
- a CDS encoding LptE family protein encodes the protein MKKYAVLALVALTATLYPGCGYTSKTVLPKDIKTIYVDTVKNKIPIQEVYAYVPGLEIDITNAIINRLHRDGNLKVVKKEEADAILEPTLIQFEQEGLRFTSLESVEEYRLYIVLDVQLIDRATGDVIWHEPDFSGDAEYKVSTVRTINREEAAADAVQKIAKNVVDRIVEDW